Below is a genomic region from Raphanus sativus cultivar WK10039 chromosome 4, ASM80110v3, whole genome shotgun sequence.
TTAACTAAACTGAACTTTATCTCTCTGATTATTCCTACAGCTCAGTCGCGGTGGCATCACTGTAATATCCTTTAGCTTCTTGGACTGGTCCATTACCAGAGGGAAGCAAATGCATTGAGAAATTGAGGATTTACAGCAAATGGATTCGAAAATTTGAACCATAACACTAAAACATATATGACTGGTTTGAAATGCACATAAGCTTTATTTTTACTTGCTATTCTCAAAACCTAGAGATTTTTATACACATGCCATTAACATAGTGTCTCATCTATTATCTGCAATCCAAAGGATGAATACCAAATTTGGATTCCAAATTAACCAGTTTCAAACATTATATGAAATTACGCATCGTTGCAAAAGTAGCTTATGAGAGAGTAGCAAATAAAGTTCAGTAGATTCAACAAAAGGAGATGCAAAAGATTCTATTTACAGTAGCGATCGGCCTTCTTCTTGACTCGATCGTCGAGAGCCTCTACAACCGAATCGAAGTTCGATTTGGGAACGTAACCGAACTTCTTTGCCTCCACGGGGAAAAGCTCATCGTACTTCCTCTTCTTCGCGGCGTCGATAGAGTAGATATCGTCTTTACCATCTGCGGCGGAGGAAGTGGCTGCACCGTCGGGAGTCATCTTTTCAACATCGGCACCGTCGTCGAGCTTAtccttgttcttgttcttcttttgcttttgcttcttattctttttgatcGTGGCTAGATCGCCTCCTTTAAACGCTAACCTTCCACCCTTCACCCTCTCGTAAGGATCCGACATAGCTTAGATTCACTACcgctactctctctctctctctctctctctctctctctctccggaATTTTGTCTTTgtgaacaaaaaacaaaaggcCGCCcttgtgttttattttgttacGGGCCGGCTCTTATTTTTACTAGGGATGTCCGAATCTAGATCCAACAAACATTTCTTTAAGAGTCTACAAACTATATAACCCAGAGGCCAGAACCCATGTTCGGATACTCGCCCTCCTTTTGTTTGGGCTGGGTTTAGCCCTAATAGATTACGCAGATTATATAACCGACCGATGATTTCTTTTAGGACGTcgcactaaaaaaaaaaaaaggacgtcgtattttttaatttgttactagattttgatccgcacgtccgtacggatatattttttttataaaatatgttgtttttcatgtcaatagtatatgttaagttcaggtattttgacatttgttattcaaatttatatgtaatttattattttttttatattttgagaaatttaaaatatataatgaattttaaaaataatttaaatgggttatccaaactCGAATAAACCTGCAAAGATCATATCAAattcgaaccaaaatttagaaatatcaaaatgagactgaaatctttgaccctagGAACCCGAAACACAAACAGACCCAAgccgaacccgaatgggtacccaaaCGCCCATCCCTAattcaaaatctattttttcctttaaaacacacaacaaacatataattaatagtattttatacgtagtatcatataaataaccacatatattatattttaaaaatttaatgtgtaaatataaaaatcataatttaagttggtatatgaaatttgattttgttttgtatttttcttatgtatattgaaaacatttttaatagtggttattagaaaatattttagtaaaaattaatttttgaatcaattattggaaaatattttgaatcaatttttgatatggatcaactttaaattattatttttatttgaaatatatatataaagtttaaattttttttatgattattttagacacatgatatttttagataattaaattagctcatttttgtatattttaaacttaacctaaatagatagtttctcataatataatatatttccaatttttattaataacataaatttatttttttcttaatatactgttatctatgtttccaaacaacattatattttttatacttttggTGAAGATTTTGGtgaatatttgtatataaaatgattttggtgaagatttgtatataaaatgataatattgtAACAATTATTTTACAGTGTCAATGAAAAGTAACAATTATTTTGCACGGATATTTAAAATGGACctttaacatttatatatgaatttgACAAAGTTCAGTTAGCCcatcaatttattttttgacgcaaaagacaacaacaaaattttattcttgtatttaaaaagtttatcaataattttttttgttaagagttggtaGTGCAGAAGTTGAACTACAATGTGTCGACCATATTTATAGATACATGCTACGATATTAGGAGGGTATCGTATCTATCATTTAAAGCTTGGatgattaaaaactaaatcacaaatattagaTTGTAGTTGAGAATCTTGAAATATATTAAGGATAGTAAGTAGTATCACGTGATTTTAGGAAAATAATCACAATTATcgcatttattttttatatttgtagtaTTATGGCAGTGGCAATTTTTTGTAATtgtaatgttcaaaaaaaaaaaaaaaaaaaaaaaattttttgtaattatttaggaaaagttAGGGTGAACTACATTTtagtacttcagttttaatagattagatgtaaCATATCTTACTAATGAAATCCGATAAAAATCATTCGGTATTACCGGATAAATTTCATCAGCGCTGGAAAAATATCCGAGCATGGGGAAGTAAACCGATTCCCATCTAAAAAATAGTATCAAATCCGAATTAAAGTTGgttaaatatttaaacagatcaaatttttgatatttagaaaACAGAATCCGATCCGAGCGAAAATATTTCAGGACGAATATATCTGAATtgattatatacttaaatatgttagctacttttagatttaatatccaaaaatatctaaaatgtataagatattttgaaattgtctaaaatgttttaaaatatatataaatagtcaaaagtaaatgtctaaaatagataaaagtactaaaaataacacaatatatttaaaatatctattgattctccttttaaatattcaagttaaatcaatttttactaggtgttttcctgcaccgtgtgcagtaaaattgttttcaaaatttaatttatatttaaaataaggtttattaaatattatagattttatttatttaaatattaaattaagataaaatgatttttttatttaaaaatatgttgtataattatcaaaaattttaactaacaatatttatagaatctgtagatatataagaatctaatgattttacgattagaaatcaattttttaaaaaaattgtagcaatttataaaagatttagtaatacaaattgtataattatagaaaaaataaaaaataattttgaaattttaatgttatatatgaatatatttattttatagatgatgtatgtgatattactatatttaaagaagtttaccaaaaataaatatcaatattaaatgtaaaatatgagttattaccatattttaaaaagtttaccaaaatataaatcaagattacatgaaataatccatgtcatatttttcggaagccatgtcatcaattttagtggtcatgtcatattttttttgtgaaactgattgtagagaagacatgtggtaaaatcacttctcaaatatagtctaggggatgttaagtttaggtattttgacatacactattcaaatttataagttatatactatttttattttttgattttgagaaaactaaattatatatgaattttaagattttaaaataatttaaataggttatccgaACCCGGACCAATCTTACAAAGATCATAATTAAACATgaactaaaaattttaaatatccgAGTGAGAGTAAATTTTTTAACGCCAAAACAAATAGATCTGAACTCAAACTAGAATGGATACACGAACGCTCACTCTTAAATCGCACAATGATTTGAAGTTCATGTTTAATCATTGATAAAATCATCGTTACCTTTCAGTTTCTAGGGTTTTGGAATTTTGCAATTTCAAATTCGATGTCTTCTCGATTTTAACAGgttttgcatttatttttgtctttttttgtttccGTGCAAAATTCATGGATCTTATGTTTGATTTACAGGTtgaaatgaataaaattatgCTCCTTTCATTTcttaataagtgtcactttgacatttttacatatattaagaaagtGATAAAAgtatatgtaagttgttattaattacatatctttgaccaatagtatttgagataaataaaattatttataaaatcaatgttttTTGCAATAAATTTCAGGTGAAAAcaagtataatttacattgaaattgtaaagtaagttgtcaaa
It encodes:
- the LOC108854280 gene encoding uncharacterized protein LOC108854280 — translated: MSDPYERVKGGRLAFKGGDLATIKKNKKQKQKKNKNKDKLDDGADVEKMTPDGAATSSAADGKDDIYSIDAAKKRKYDELFPVEAKKFGYVPKSNFDSVVEALDDRVKKKADRYCK